One genomic segment of Arthrobacter sp. Marseille-P9274 includes these proteins:
- a CDS encoding amino acid ABC transporter permease: protein MGAPGIQTPQKADTPAGPATVPAAGRRDDYHGYRVVPARHPWRWVGTAVVAAGVAAVLFSLFTNPRWEWDVVAEWFTAESVVRGLAETLKLTVIAGSLGFVLGFVLALMRLSASPLLVSVSWSFSWIFRSTPLLVQLLLWYNLGYLYEKISLGIPFTDVRFFEVQTTTLISQFAAAVLGLTLNQAAYSAEIIRGGILAVDQGQLEAAAALGIPAWRRSTRIVLPQAMRSILPTAFNEIIGLVKGTSIVYVLAYSELFYTVQVVYNRTQQVLPLLLVATIWYVVITSVLSVFQYYIERHYSKGALRSLPPTPLQRVRKFFASHATIRSAS from the coding sequence ATGGGTGCACCGGGGATCCAGACACCCCAGAAGGCGGACACGCCGGCCGGGCCCGCAACGGTGCCGGCCGCCGGCCGGCGCGACGACTACCACGGCTACCGCGTGGTCCCGGCCCGCCATCCGTGGCGCTGGGTCGGCACCGCGGTGGTGGCCGCCGGCGTGGCGGCCGTCCTCTTTTCGCTGTTCACCAACCCGCGCTGGGAGTGGGACGTCGTCGCCGAGTGGTTCACGGCGGAGTCCGTGGTCCGCGGCCTGGCCGAGACCCTGAAGCTGACGGTGATCGCCGGCAGCCTCGGCTTCGTCCTCGGGTTTGTCCTGGCGCTGATGCGGCTGTCCGCGTCGCCGCTGCTGGTCTCGGTCTCCTGGAGCTTCTCCTGGATCTTCCGCTCCACGCCGCTGCTCGTGCAGCTGCTGCTCTGGTACAACCTCGGTTACTTGTACGAGAAGATCTCCCTCGGAATCCCGTTCACCGACGTGCGCTTTTTCGAGGTGCAGACCACCACCCTGATCAGCCAGTTCGCCGCCGCCGTGCTCGGGCTGACCCTGAACCAGGCTGCCTACTCAGCGGAGATCATCCGCGGCGGCATCCTCGCCGTGGACCAGGGCCAGCTGGAGGCGGCGGCGGCGCTCGGGATCCCGGCCTGGCGCCGCTCCACCCGGATCGTGCTGCCGCAGGCCATGCGCTCCATCCTGCCGACGGCCTTCAACGAGATCATCGGCCTCGTGAAGGGCACCTCGATCGTCTACGTGCTCGCCTACTCCGAGCTCTTCTACACGGTCCAGGTCGTCTACAACCGCACCCAGCAGGTCCTGCCGCTGCTGCTCGTAGCCACCATCTGGTACGTCGTGATCACCTCGGTGCTGAGCGTCTTCCAGTACTACATCGAGCGGCACTACTCCAAGGGCGCCCTCCGCAGCCTCCCGCCCACCCCGCTGCAGCGGGTCCGCAAGTTCTTCGCCAGCCACGCCACCATCAGGAGCGCCTCATGA